Part of the Pedobacter roseus genome is shown below.
AATTCTCTTCAAGATCTGAAATTACATGCTCAGATATATCAATCGGGAAATAACTAAACTCCATCTGATCATTTAGCAGGGATTTTAGCAGGTGAATGGACTTGGTAGCATCGCCAGCGCCCAATTCGATCAGATCGAAGGCAGTTCCATCGGCAGATATGGCCTGCGAAAGCTGCGCAGACTGATACTGGAGGATTTCCATTTCTGCATTGGTTAAATAATATTCCTCCATCTCCATAATCTGCTGAAATATACGGTCTCCTGTAGCATCATAAAAATACTTGGAGAGCATAAATTTCGGTTCAGATTGTAATCCTGTTAAGGTTTCCTGAAGAAATTGTGTCTTATTGCCTGTTGTTGTTTCAATGGTGGTCGTGCTCATACTAATTTTATTTTACCAGGCGTATGCCTGTATATTGCCATCTTAAATGCGGATGAAAGAAATTTCGGTAAGTAATGCGTGAATGATTTTCCGGGGTGGCTATGGATGCTCCACGGAGCACCTTTTGACTGACCATAAACTTGCCGTTGTATTCGCCAATGGCCCCTGGCGCTTTACTAAAGCCAGGATAAGGGAGATAAGCGCTTTCAGTCCACTCCCACCTTTCGCCCCAATTAAAGCTTTTTGCCGCTACTTCCCATTCAAATTCGGTTGGCAAACGCATGCCTTTCCAGCTGGCGTAGGCATAAGCTTCGTAATAACTTAAATGGCTTACAGGCGCATCAGGATCAATTGGTAAAAGTCCGGCAAAAGTGTAATTAAACCATTCTTCATCAATCAGATGCCAATACATGGGCGAGGTGATGTGGTTGTTCTTTACCCAATCCCAACCTTCAGCATGCCAGTAATTAAAATTTTCATATCCCCCCGCCTTGATAAATTCTAAAAATTGAGCATTGCTAACCAATGTTTTACTAATAGAAAAATCGTGCAGGTAAACCTTATGCCTGTTTAATTCATTATCAAAGCTGAAATCGTCTCCTTTGTACCCAATTTCATAAATTCCTTCCGGGATATTGATAAAACCAGCTGCTGTTTCATTGGCTAAAACCTCTTTTTTGCCTTTCGAGTACACTGGAAAAAGCGGATTATTGCCTAAAATATATTTAATATCCGTTAGCAAGAGTTCCTGATGCTGCTGTTCGTGGTTAAAGCCTAAAATCAATAACTCTTTTACTTCATCTTTTAAGGGAGCAGCCAAAAATTTTGTCATGGCTTCATCTACATAAGCCCGGTATTGATAAATTTCGTTTACGCTTGGCCGACTTAAATTGCCCCGATCGGTACGGATTACACGGTTACCGACAGTTTCATAGTAGCTATTAAAAACAAAATTATAATCATCGTTATGTACCTGGTAGTTAACCGAAAACGGCTTTAATATAAAGGTTTCGAAGAACCATGTAGTATGCCCCAAATGCCACTTAGGTGGACTTACATCTACAACAGGCTGCACCACATAATCTTCAGTTTGTAAAGGTTCACAAATCTGCTCGGAATATTTCCGAATCTGTAAGTATTCTTCTACCAGTGTCATTAATTTTTATCTAAATAATTTTTGAGGTCTGTGATGCTATTAACATTCAGTTCTTTTGATTGTTTTTGCCGCATCATTAAAGCGTAAGAATTATTAAAACCTATTGGTTTAAGCCACTTGATTTTAAATTTTTTATCAAATTCAGCACTCACATAATTGTAAGTTTTCTCTTTATCGTGCGCCATTTCCTTTGCAATTTTTGGGTTTGGCTGCAACAAAACCAGAAGTCCTGTTCCGGTATATTCAGGATAAAAGTCGATCTGATCGTTCATCAGCGCATCAAAACAGATTTTCGTTCCGCCCAGTCCGGTTTTAGTTGCAACATCGTAATCTGTATTGCCTTTAATCAACATGCTGTACATTTCGGCAAGAATATATTGTTCACCAAAAATCTTCGAACCGATCCGCACCGTACCATTATGTCCATTTTTAGGTGCTTTGTATAAGCCATTGCTGATCAGGAAATCCTTCGCCACCCGCTCTGGCTGTTGATGGAGGTAATCTGTTCTGTAATTCAGATCGGTCATGATTGAATCTGTAATTTTTCCGGCGAGTAAATTCAGGGCTTTTTCCAGTTCGGGGAATTGTTTTAAGGCTTCCTCCCGAACAATCGGCGCGGCATAATAAGGCGGAAAAATATTCTTATCATCTTTTAAAATTTTGAGATCGAAAGCTTTTAAACGGCCATCGGTAGAATAACCGCTAATCACATCCAGTTCTTTTGCAAAAGCGGCTTTGTACATCACCGCATCGCTGATCACGATGGTATGGATTTTTAAACCATAGGTTGATTTCAATCCGAGATCACCATCCTGCCTGCCCATAAATTCGGGAGTAAATCCGGCTGTTAAAGTAGAGCCATAGGCGGTTGGTAAAGCATAAAAACCGCCCAAAACCAAAATAACAATTGGAAAAATGTATAAAGCCTTCCTCAATTTCTTAAAATCCATTTTCTGGATTAGGGAAAGCAAAGCATCAAGTATAATAGCCAACAAAGCGGCTGGAATGGCCCCAGCTAAAATCATATTGGTATTATTAAGCGAAATACCGCCAAAAATAAACTCGCCAAGGCCTCCCGCTGCGATAAATGAGGCCAAAGTAGCCACACCCACATTAATTACGGTTGCGGTACGGATACCAGCCAAAATAACGGGCATAGCGAGAGGCAATTCTACTTTCAATAAAATCTGGCCTTTACTCATCCCCATGGCCCTGGCAGCTTCTTTAACATGCTGATCGATGCCAATAATGCCGGTATAGGTATTCCGGATAATCGGTAACAAGGCGTAAATAAGCAGAGCAACGATGGCCGGTTTGGCACCAATCCCTAAAACGGGAATCATAAAACCCAATAAAGCGATGCTGGGTACGGTTTGCAATACACCTGCAATGCCCAAAACCGTTCCCGAAAGTTTCCTTTTTCTGGCAATCAGTATACCTAAGGGCAAGCCAATGGCAATAGCTAGGATTAAAGAAATAAAGGTTAATCCCACATGCTGCAAAGTTTGACTGAGCAATTTATCAGATTGCCCGGACATAAACTGCCATAGGGTTTGCTGTTGCTCATTCATGTAGCTGTGCGTTTTGGTATTGGTTAAATGCTTTGGTTAACTGCCCGAAATTGATCGATTTAATTGCCTGATCAGCACCTGAAACGAAAAGCTCAGACGTGTTATTATTCCTTAATAATTCCATGGCTTCCCAAATACTTAAATCAGCAGATTTACTTTCTCCATCCTGAATAGTTTCTTCAGGTAAATAAGTCCAGATATCCTGAATATTAATTACTTTAAACTCTAATGCGAGCCTTTGGCCTGCGAGAAAATTCCTTGCGAAATCGTTTATTGGCCGATACAACAATTCTTTGGGTGTTCCAATCTGAACCACCTCACCTTTATCCATTAAACAGATTCGGTCGGCCAGTTCAAAAGCTTCCTGAACATCATGTGTTACCATCACAATCGTTTTCCTTTTCAACTCTTCAAGCGCTTTAAATTCTTTTTGGATACTGGTACGGGTAACGTTATCTAAAGCTCCAAAGGGCTCATCCATTAACAATACTGATGGATCGCTAACCAGTGCACGGGCCAGGCCTACACGCTGTTGCTGTCCGCCACTTAACTCATGCGGATACATTGCCAGCGTGCTTTCCGGCAAATGAAGTTTTTGGATCAATTCCTCTGTACGGGTTTTGATTTTTTCCTTCTCCCATTTCAAAAGTTTAGGCACAAGCGCAATATTCTCTGCAATGGTATAATGCGGAAATAATCCGATATTCTGCATCACGTAACCTATCCCCTTGCGTAGTCCATCAGGATTCTGATCGGTGATGTTTTCTCCATTAATAAAAATCTGGCCACTATCGGGTTCAATTAAACGATTGATCATTTTCAAAGTAGTGGTTTTACCACAACCACTGGTACCCAACAGTACCAATGTTTCCTTTTCGGCCACCTTAAAAGAGACATGATTTACCGCCTGGGTATCTCCAAATTTCTTACTTATCCCTTTTAATTCGATCATATTTATTTATCGAGTTTCATAAACAGGTTATTCAGCGATTCGGTATAGGTTGGATGTGCAAAAACACAATACCTGATCCTATCGTAGGTGATACCGCCCTCCATGGCCATTTGGAGCACAGACATAATCTCTCCACCTTCTGAAGCCAGGATAGCTGCACCCAAAATCTCCTTCGTGTCAGCATCTACAACTGCTTTCATCAGTCCTAACGTTTCATTGGTTTCGATGCCACGGGCCACCTGCGACATTGGGATCAAGGCAACTTTATAATTCAATTTCTTCTCTTTTGCCTCTTTTTCTGAAATACCTATCCTACCAAGCTGAGGATCAGTAAACATGCAATACGGCACAGGACGATCGTGAATAGAATATTTCGTCTTTTCAATCAGGTTGCGGTAAACTATAGTATAATCATTATAGGCAATATGGGTGAAAGCAGGTCCACCTTTTACATCACCCAATGCATAAATTCCTTTAATATTAGTTTCCAACTTTTCATTCACAAGCACATGGCCTTTATCATCGAGTTTTACGCCACAGTTTTCGAGGCCTAAATCAGCAGTTTGTGGTACGCGTCCGGCTGCGATTAATACATGACTTGCCGTAATGTTCTTTTTTGTTTTACCCGATTGGATTGAAAGATGAAGCTGTTTTTTATCCTGACTGATTTTATCAATCTTCACATCGGTAATAATTTCGATCTTTTCATCGGTTAAGATTTCGGTGAGGGCCGATGCAATGTCCTGGTCCTCTTTTGCCAATATGCCTGATGATTTTTCCAAAATGGTTACTTTACTACCAAAGCGATTAAACATTTGCCCGAATTCCAGTCCGATATAATTACCACCAATCACCACCAGGTGCTCTGGAACGCTTTCTATATCTAAAATTGTTGTCGATGTAAGATAATCAATTTCATCTAATCCTTCTATCTCAGGTATGGCCGTTTTTGCGCCGGTATTGATAAAAATCCAATCTGCAGTCACCATTTCTTCGCCACCATCGTTAAGGGCAATGGTTAATTCTTTTTCTGCACTAAATTTTGCTGTTCCGAAAATGAGCCGGAGCCCTTTGGTATTGTTAATTCCCTTTTCTGATGATGCCCTAAACTGTTCTACAATATCATCTTTTCGCTGTTTTATCTTCTTAAAATCAATTTTGACAGATCCAATCTCAACACCTAATGCTGAAGCTTTTTTAGCCTGATATACGGCCTTAGCAGAAGCAATCATGGCTTTTGTCGGCGTACAGCCATCGTTGATACAGGTGCCCCCGACTAATCTTTTTTCAATTATAGCTGTTTTTTTACCCGCTTCAGCAAGTTTTTTAGCCAATGGTGTGCCTGCCTGCCCCGCTCCGATTATTATCGCGTCGTAATGTTTCATTGATAGGATTTGTTTTGTTCTAATGATAACCCGAATAAGTTGATCAATGTTTGACCAAAAAAATGATTTATTCTTAAACTGGTTATATTATTAAAGTTCAAATAAAAAAGTTACAAACCATATTCAAAAATCGACGTTAAATAATTGTAGACATTAAATTGACAAACATAAATCCCTAACTCATGCATACTCAAGCCGCAGACAACACAAATATTACTGTTTATATTCAGGATGATCTTTCAATTGAAGATAAAAGAGAAATGGTTTTAACCAGTTTATTGGACGATTTGAATAGCCAGACGGAGTCTTTTAATTAAGTCCGTACCTCAACTACATCCAGAGTTTCGTCATTTCGAGCGAACCCGATAGCTATTGGGTGCAACGCAGTCGAGAAATCTGTCTAGATAGATCTCTTCATTCCACTGCGTTTCATTCGAGATGATGGCTAATTAAAAAAGAAAAGGGCAAACAAATTCATGTTTACCCCTTTCAATCTAAATTAACGCTCTCGCAACAAAAGTATAAATTCTCAGAAAACCTGTATGTAACAAATTCAGTTACCAAACAGTGATATAATGATATTAGTTCACAATCTGCTGTGCCCTTTTAAGGTTATCGGTGGTCTGCAAAATTTTATCTTTTAGTTTGGGGTTGTAATCAGGGTGAGATTTTAAAAAATCCTGTACAACAGCATAAGCCTTTTTACCATTATAGCTCGAAAATATAGCAGCTAACCATGATTGAGGGAAAAATATATCTCCGGTTTTTTGTATTTCTGTCAACAACTCCAAACTCTCTCCAAGGTATTTTTCTGAGGTAACCTGTCTGATCGGATGATGCAAATAAGCCAAAGCAGTGCTTACCCAAGCTTCTTTTTGGCGATTCTTACGCTCTTTTAAGCCATTGAAAAAATTATCCCGCTCCTTCACGTCTAACGATAGCGCAGGCATTAAATAAATGAGACGGTTTTTACGGTCTTCATTTTTTGTCCGCGATAGCTGCTCTTTTAAGATGGTATTAACCGTATCTGTTTTAAGCGCTAAAGTTAAAGCCAGCGAACTATAATCATCTTCCTGAAGTTTCACACCCTCTGGGGCTGATTGTTTTAACCAGATATCATATAAACGTTTTCCTGCTTCGGGGCTTTGATAAATGTTCTGGTATGCATTAAACAGAATTTTCTTATTGTTTGCCAGTTGCTCTTTTTCTAAGGCGCTCCAAATGGTTTTCTCCATTAAAACGTTAATAGATTCCCGCTTATCTGCCTTCAGGAATGTCCAGTAAATATTGGTCATATAACCGGTGAGCAAGCGCAGATTCATTTCGTTTTTCTCTACCGCAATTCCTTTAAGCAATATCACCAGGAGTTCATAAGGCTTAAAACCTTTGCCCGAAAGCATATTTTCATAAGTGTTAATGTAAGCTGAGGCCCGTTCCAATGGATCGGTAATATGATAAACATCAGCCATCATCTGTTTATCGACGGGAAAGAGACCATAACCTGCCCCATTAGCGTTAAACAAAATATATTGCGGTTTTGGAAGGCCATTTGCTTCTGCTACAATCGTTTTGGCCGTCATGGAATTAACAGTCAAAACTTTGCTATATGCAGGATAAACCAGCTTTATGGTAAAAGATTGTGGCCATACCCTTTGTCCGCCAACTTCGCCAATTTGATTAAAGCTTAAATTACTAATTTTATCACCTTCGTATTTAATTTCGTAAGTAAAAACCGGTCTGCCAGGTTCATTTACCCAAACTTTATTCCAACTGTATAAATCACTTTTAGTGTATTTGCTTAAAATAGCAATCAGATCGTTCCATGTAGCATTGCTGTAGGCATATTTTTTCAGGTATTCCCTGATTCCTTTTTGAAAGTTCTCTTTGCCCATTAACAATTCCAACTGACGCATCATGATAGGCGCTTTATGGTAAATGATATTGCCGTACATCGAGCCGGCCTCCTGGAGGTTATCCAATTGCTGACGGATGGGATTAGCGCCTAATGTCCTGTCTACACCATAAGCTGCAGGATAATGATCCTGAAGGAATTTAAGATCGAAAGTACTCTTGCCCATCAGCTTTTCGGTTACTTTATCAGCCATAAAATTGGCAAATACCTCTTTCATCCAAACATCATTAAACCATTTCATGGTTACCAGATCGCCAAACCACATGTGTGCAGTTTCGTGTGAAATGAGGTTCGATCGCGAAATAAACTGATCTTTGGTTGCGCCCTGATCCAAAAACAAAGCTGATGCTTTATATTGTACCTCGCCTGGATGCTCCATACCGCCAAACTGAAAATCGGGAACGCCTACAAAACCTATTTTTTGAAAAGGATATTTTATCGATGTCCAATCCTCTAAAAAATCAATGGCATCACGGTGGGCTACAAAAATAGAATCGACACTGAGTTTAATTTTTGCGGAATCAGTTTCACGGTGAAGAAATTCCATTTCACGGTCTTTCATTTTCTTAGTCAGGTGAATATATTTTCCCGCCGTAAATGAGAATAAATAAGTGGGTAGTTTATCAGAATTTTTAAAATGATAAGTTATCGCATTCGCCTGTTTCAACGAATCGTTCTTAACCGCATTAGCCATTACTTTCCAATCAGTTGGAACAGTTAACGAAAGTAAAAAATTAGCTTTTAAATCAGGTTGATCGAAACAAGGAAATACCGTTCTGGCGTGATCGGGCACAAAAAGTGCGTACAGGAAATCCTTATTCCTGTTCAACGACTCATTACCCGCAATGAAAGCAATTTCGATGTGGTTATTGCCCACCTTTAAATATTGCTGATTAATGAGGATATGCTCGTCCTTAAATTCGATGGCTATGGCTTTCCCATTAACGGTAAGCGTTTTTAAATGATCGGCATTTTGCTTAAAGTCAATTTGTAACTGATTTAATTTATTCAGCTTTAAATCAATACTTTCTGTTGATTGAATCGGAGCTGTTTGTTCAGCAGGAATAGTAAAATGGAGCTGATACTGAATGCCGCTGATGCTGGCACTTCGGGCATTTGCCAGTGCAAGCGAAACCCCTGGCTCAACCGCTATTTTCAGTCCGGCCTGCTGTGCAAAAGCGGTAGAACTTAAAAGAAAGAAAAGGCTAAAATATTTTGTGATGATGTTCATTGTATAATTTTTATTCTCCGTTAATCATTTGTAAAATGGTACCATAACTCATCCAAACCATGGTAATTACCACAGCCAGGCCCGTTAGCGTTAACCAGATAGGCTGCTTATAATTTGCAATTATTTTTGTTCTATAGGCGGCAATAAGCATTATCCCCAGGGCAATGGGCAAAATAAAACCGTTAATTGCACCAACAGCAAGCAATATTTTAACGGGTTTACCAATCAGGATAAAAATAACGCAGGAAATGGATATAAAGGCAATAATAATTTCCCGGTTGAATTTTAAAATGAGTGGATGGAAAGTTTTAATAAATGAGATAGACGTATAAGCCGAGCCTACTACCGAAGATATCCCTGCTGCCCAAATCACTACCCCAAAAATCTTATAACCGATTTCACCACTGGCCAGTTTAAATACTGATGCTGCCGGATTGGAAGGATCTAAAGTAAATCCTTTACTTACCACCCCTAAAGCGGCAATAAATAATAGTAAACGCATCACAGAAGCCAAACCTATTGCGCTTAGTGCGCCTTTGTTTACGGCACCCAGGTTTTGGATTCCGGTTTGCCTCGCATCCAATAAACGGTGGGCACCCGAAAAGGTAATGTAACCGCCTACGGTACCGCCTACTATGGTGAGTACCGCTGTAAAACTAAACTGGGTAGGATTTACCGCCCTTAACGCGGCTTCTGCCAATGGTGGCGAACTGGTATAAGCGATGATTAATGCCAGTACAATTTTAATCAGTCCCATGGTTTTGGCAAAAACATCCATGGCCTTACCTGCTTCTTTATAGATAAAAATCCCAATAGCCATAATAGCGCTGATTACCGCACCCTGACCTACACTGATGCCGAACAGCACATTTAAACCTAAACCTGCGCCTGCAATATTGCCGATATTAAAGGCCAGTCCACCCAGAAAAACCAGAAAAGAAATAAAATAACCTAAACCTGGAAATACTTTGTTGGCAATATCCTGTGCAGGTTTATCTGCAACAGCAATAATCCGCCAGATGTTCAGTTGTGCAATGGCATCTAAAATGATGGAAAGCAGGATAACAAAAGCAAAGCTTGCACCTAATTGCTGTGTAAAAACAGCCGTTTGTGTTAAAAAGCCTGGTCCGATAGCCGATGAGGCCATTAAAAAAGCGGCTCCTAACAGTACACTCCAATTGTATTTTGGCTTCATCGGTTTGGCGCTTTAATGGAAATACCTTCTTTTTTTAACCTTTCAGCAATGAGTTTGGCAAAAGCTAAGGCATGTTCGCCATCGCCATGCAGGCAAACTGTTTCAGCAACAACCTTAATGCGGTTACCCGTTATACTGTTTACTTCTTGTTTTAAAGCAAAATTTAAAACCTGGTTGATGGCATCTTCTTCACTGGTTACCATCGCATTATGATTCGAACGCGGCGTAAGTGTACCATCATCCTGATAAGTACGATCGGCAAAAACTTCTGATGCCGTTACAATTCCTTTTTCTTTTGCTTCAGTAATCATTTTACTCCCGGCTAAAGCATAAAGCATCAAGTCAGGGTCGAAATCGTAAACGGCCTGAACAATCGCTTTGGCCAATGTTGCATCTTTTGCCGCCATGTTATAAAGCGCACCATGTGCTTTAACATGATTCAATTTACCACCCGCGGCTATAACAAAAGCACTTAAAGCACCAATTTGATACAAGGTTAGCTGATAAGCTTCAGTTGCAGTGATCTTCATTTCTCTGCGACCAAAACCCTGCAGATCGGGCAAACCGGGATGCGCGCCAATAGCTACCCCTTTTTTGATGGCCAAAGCAACCGTTTGTTGCATTACAGCAGGATCGCCGGCATGAAAACCACAGGCAATGTTTGCAGATGAAATATAATCCATCAGTCGATCATCATTGGGCATCGCATAGTTCCCAT
Proteins encoded:
- the egtB gene encoding ergothioneine biosynthesis protein EgtB, which encodes MTLVEEYLQIRKYSEQICEPLQTEDYVVQPVVDVSPPKWHLGHTTWFFETFILKPFSVNYQVHNDDYNFVFNSYYETVGNRVIRTDRGNLSRPSVNEIYQYRAYVDEAMTKFLAAPLKDEVKELLILGFNHEQQHQELLLTDIKYILGNNPLFPVYSKGKKEVLANETAAGFINIPEGIYEIGYKGDDFSFDNELNRHKVYLHDFSISKTLVSNAQFLEFIKAGGYENFNYWHAEGWDWVKNNHITSPMYWHLIDEEWFNYTFAGLLPIDPDAPVSHLSYYEAYAYASWKGMRLPTEFEWEVAAKSFNWGERWEWTESAYLPYPGFSKAPGAIGEYNGKFMVSQKVLRGASIATPENHSRITYRNFFHPHLRWQYTGIRLVK
- a CDS encoding ABC transporter permease/substrate-binding protein is translated as MNEQQQTLWQFMSGQSDKLLSQTLQHVGLTFISLILAIAIGLPLGILIARKRKLSGTVLGIAGVLQTVPSIALLGFMIPVLGIGAKPAIVALLIYALLPIIRNTYTGIIGIDQHVKEAARAMGMSKGQILLKVELPLAMPVILAGIRTATVINVGVATLASFIAAGGLGEFIFGGISLNNTNMILAGAIPAALLAIILDALLSLIQKMDFKKLRKALYIFPIVILVLGGFYALPTAYGSTLTAGFTPEFMGRQDGDLGLKSTYGLKIHTIVISDAVMYKAAFAKELDVISGYSTDGRLKAFDLKILKDDKNIFPPYYAAPIVREEALKQFPELEKALNLLAGKITDSIMTDLNYRTDYLHQQPERVAKDFLISNGLYKAPKNGHNGTVRIGSKIFGEQYILAEMYSMLIKGNTDYDVATKTGLGGTKICFDALMNDQIDFYPEYTGTGLLVLLQPNPKIAKEMAHDKEKTYNYVSAEFDKKFKIKWLKPIGFNNSYALMMRQKQSKELNVNSITDLKNYLDKN
- a CDS encoding ABC transporter ATP-binding protein, producing the protein MIELKGISKKFGDTQAVNHVSFKVAEKETLVLLGTSGCGKTTTLKMINRLIEPDSGQIFINGENITDQNPDGLRKGIGYVMQNIGLFPHYTIAENIALVPKLLKWEKEKIKTRTEELIQKLHLPESTLAMYPHELSGGQQQRVGLARALVSDPSVLLMDEPFGALDNVTRTSIQKEFKALEELKRKTIVMVTHDVQEAFELADRICLMDKGEVVQIGTPKELLYRPINDFARNFLAGQRLALEFKVINIQDIWTYLPEETIQDGESKSADLSIWEAMELLRNNNTSELFVSGADQAIKSINFGQLTKAFNQYQNAQLHE
- a CDS encoding mercuric reductase, which encodes MKHYDAIIIGAGQAGTPLAKKLAEAGKKTAIIEKRLVGGTCINDGCTPTKAMIASAKAVYQAKKASALGVEIGSVKIDFKKIKQRKDDIVEQFRASSEKGINNTKGLRLIFGTAKFSAEKELTIALNDGGEEMVTADWIFINTGAKTAIPEIEGLDEIDYLTSTTILDIESVPEHLVVIGGNYIGLEFGQMFNRFGSKVTILEKSSGILAKEDQDIASALTEILTDEKIEIITDVKIDKISQDKKQLHLSIQSGKTKKNITASHVLIAAGRVPQTADLGLENCGVKLDDKGHVLVNEKLETNIKGIYALGDVKGGPAFTHIAYNDYTIVYRNLIEKTKYSIHDRPVPYCMFTDPQLGRIGISEKEAKEKKLNYKVALIPMSQVARGIETNETLGLMKAVVDADTKEILGAAILASEGGEIMSVLQMAMEGGITYDRIRYCVFAHPTYTESLNNLFMKLDK
- a CDS encoding M1 family metallopeptidase, giving the protein MNIITKYFSLFFLLSSTAFAQQAGLKIAVEPGVSLALANARSASISGIQYQLHFTIPAEQTAPIQSTESIDLKLNKLNQLQIDFKQNADHLKTLTVNGKAIAIEFKDEHILINQQYLKVGNNHIEIAFIAGNESLNRNKDFLYALFVPDHARTVFPCFDQPDLKANFLLSLTVPTDWKVMANAVKNDSLKQANAITYHFKNSDKLPTYLFSFTAGKYIHLTKKMKDREMEFLHRETDSAKIKLSVDSIFVAHRDAIDFLEDWTSIKYPFQKIGFVGVPDFQFGGMEHPGEVQYKASALFLDQGATKDQFISRSNLISHETAHMWFGDLVTMKWFNDVWMKEVFANFMADKVTEKLMGKSTFDLKFLQDHYPAAYGVDRTLGANPIRQQLDNLQEAGSMYGNIIYHKAPIMMRQLELLMGKENFQKGIREYLKKYAYSNATWNDLIAILSKYTKSDLYSWNKVWVNEPGRPVFTYEIKYEGDKISNLSFNQIGEVGGQRVWPQSFTIKLVYPAYSKVLTVNSMTAKTIVAEANGLPKPQYILFNANGAGYGLFPVDKQMMADVYHITDPLERASAYINTYENMLSGKGFKPYELLVILLKGIAVEKNEMNLRLLTGYMTNIYWTFLKADKRESINVLMEKTIWSALEKEQLANNKKILFNAYQNIYQSPEAGKRLYDIWLKQSAPEGVKLQEDDYSSLALTLALKTDTVNTILKEQLSRTKNEDRKNRLIYLMPALSLDVKERDNFFNGLKERKNRQKEAWVSTALAYLHHPIRQVTSEKYLGESLELLTEIQKTGDIFFPQSWLAAIFSSYNGKKAYAVVQDFLKSHPDYNPKLKDKILQTTDNLKRAQQIVN
- a CDS encoding NRAMP family divalent metal transporter, with the translated sequence MKPKYNWSVLLGAAFLMASSAIGPGFLTQTAVFTQQLGASFAFVILLSIILDAIAQLNIWRIIAVADKPAQDIANKVFPGLGYFISFLVFLGGLAFNIGNIAGAGLGLNVLFGISVGQGAVISAIMAIGIFIYKEAGKAMDVFAKTMGLIKIVLALIIAYTSSPPLAEAALRAVNPTQFSFTAVLTIVGGTVGGYITFSGAHRLLDARQTGIQNLGAVNKGALSAIGLASVMRLLLFIAALGVVSKGFTLDPSNPAASVFKLASGEIGYKIFGVVIWAAGISSVVGSAYTSISFIKTFHPLILKFNREIIIAFISISCVIFILIGKPVKILLAVGAINGFILPIALGIMLIAAYRTKIIANYKQPIWLTLTGLAVVITMVWMSYGTILQMINGE
- a CDS encoding 5-oxoprolinase subunit PxpA — translated: MIDLNCDMGEAYGNYAMPNDDRLMDYISSANIACGFHAGDPAVMQQTVALAIKKGVAIGAHPGLPDLQGFGRREMKITATEAYQLTLYQIGALSAFVIAAGGKLNHVKAHGALYNMAAKDATLAKAIVQAVYDFDPDLMLYALAGSKMITEAKEKGIVTASEVFADRTYQDDGTLTPRSNHNAMVTSEEDAINQVLNFALKQEVNSITGNRIKVVAETVCLHGDGEHALAFAKLIAERLKKEGISIKAPNR